One Gimesia aquarii DNA segment encodes these proteins:
- a CDS encoding choice-of-anchor Q domain-containing protein, whose amino-acid sequence MFRFHWLSSLKDKLRVHHSKNCNTRRRQNGSSQALFAQASISRFVTESLEDRTLLTAFTVVNTNDSGTGSLREAIELANANAGADTITFDANLAGQSIVLTDELKITDDLTITGLGEDQLTIDGNGNSRIFHIRDASFTTYISVEIKNLTLTNGNSIGDPGVFSNDNGGAILSYEKLIVENTILTGNMAKFGGGIYQYNGNLDHATLTIIQSEFIGNEASSSGGGIYSDAVSSLLVANSAFESNKAKKAGAIYNQSGPMTILESSFSNNQALNSLGGAIYHQKSLSFHVENEDVLIENSQFTDNYSRLSGAAVYIRDGNMTVNSSSFSDNKAEVGGGGINNSSGNLTIHDSTFVRNKSDFVGGAIASGGTLSIYDSAFTQNTASSDGGAVTHGGGTLSIFDSTFAKNASRDGGAIHSGGTLYISDSTFAHNSASSDGGAINNKGTLFISSSTFTQNSASNDGGAINSDRSNTVSINNSTISGNISSREGAGIWADISSPFSVINSTIVGNESEKGWGGIHALVLNPMLMIENSIISGNTTISGNQIENGFTGNSNIIQNSIEGLIDPVLKDNGGPTKTHALLAGSAAINAGNNLASTNAGLTTDQRGSGYPRVVDGIVDIGAFEYLEDGSLHFIVDINSDLDDGDYSVGQLSLREAIKLANTSSMPGIITFATSLIDQTILLDSELVISDDLTIIGLGADQLTISGNNNSRIFKVDDGNTDTTIHVEISGLALKNGYDQNGGAIFSKESLSIIDNMITDNTAMNLSGGGIYSLNTLTIDNTTFLRNFAQSFGGAIFNNSTTLTVTNSLFSENEAKNSDGGGIFDLKSTLSIFNSTFSQNKAIGGAGISHRAGVLNIEGSKFTKNEADFGGGIQHRTGPLTITDSFFLENKVSSSGGGIHTFDSKFTVNNTKFSENTASRGAGVYNSLYPSLPPDESTTDLSMTISDSTFSNNRASHGGGIYYRTSNFGDSGTASVMNSTFSENRVTGEGGGIYFEYGQALVINSIFEANSAGRTGGGISNFRTTLTVKNSSLTHNFATISGGGISNGRSGSTEGGVLLIINSTLSENSAIDESDDIFSYGFGGGIYNNYGSVSIRNSTLSGNIATKNGGAIFSQYGSPLNIISSTLTGNTAKFAAGIHSLSSPGDNISNSIVAGNLTNNASSNNFGSFINTNSIIQDSIEGLLDPILKDNGGVTKTHALLPGSAAINAGTNDSATDAGLTNDQRGTGFNRIIGDTIDIGAYEVQSPFTQVDLRIVNSKTSTQGNGESSSLPDNLAWIDEWSGYWLEIWISTPSTTDLGILSTALNLSYNTAITTATSIEYGSSFTLNQTGTINDVTGTIENLSAATSLTDVGDDQHVLFARIRFESTSDDAVDLDLEGQSLNPQSPDFLISQPEIIFVGGPPSEEVHGSLPNTKIYANPYDLNDDDPINFRDLMLFASVYNTIPSESNSDYSWFADLNQSDRVNFKDLILFASNYGKRKSNQSTIVYPQNFPDVWNNLLIADTSQAEPQTSPVSLSQSAADSVLDGVVEYVSPQLTTSQNETLEDIDIQVIDLEGDTLGRAVSGTIYIDVNAAGYGWFVDATPTDHGEFVQSSQLSLIALPDSDAAGRVDLWSVIMHELGHLLGYEHEDEGVMQETLAPGIRNLPSRELYIDLDEHSTPDEADSFFLTIKDETTLVPF is encoded by the coding sequence ATGTTTCGATTCCATTGGCTTTCCTCATTGAAGGATAAGCTCCGCGTCCATCACTCCAAAAACTGCAATACACGTCGAAGACAAAACGGCAGTAGCCAAGCCCTGTTCGCACAGGCTTCTATTTCCAGGTTCGTTACAGAATCATTGGAAGATCGTACGCTATTAACAGCATTCACAGTTGTGAATACGAACGATTCCGGAACGGGCAGTCTCAGAGAAGCAATCGAGCTGGCCAATGCCAACGCAGGCGCGGACACCATTACCTTCGATGCCAACCTCGCTGGTCAGTCCATTGTTCTCACGGATGAACTTAAAATTACAGACGACTTGACCATCACAGGTCTCGGTGAAGATCAACTTACCATTGACGGTAATGGCAATAGTCGGATTTTTCATATCAGGGATGCTAGCTTTACCACATATATCTCGGTCGAAATCAAAAATCTCACATTAACAAATGGAAACTCAATTGGTGATCCTGGTGTCTTTTCAAACGATAATGGTGGCGCCATTCTGAGTTATGAAAAATTAATTGTCGAGAATACCATCTTGACAGGCAACATGGCTAAATTTGGTGGAGGAATCTATCAATATAATGGAAATCTGGATCATGCAACTCTGACTATAATCCAGTCAGAATTCATAGGAAATGAGGCATCATCTTCTGGTGGCGGTATCTATTCCGACGCGGTATCCAGCCTTTTGGTTGCGAACTCGGCTTTTGAGTCAAACAAAGCCAAGAAAGCTGGAGCGATCTATAATCAAAGTGGTCCAATGACCATTCTCGAAAGCAGTTTTTCCAACAATCAAGCTTTAAATTCTTTAGGAGGGGCTATCTATCACCAAAAATCTCTTTCATTTCATGTAGAAAATGAAGACGTTTTAATTGAAAACAGCCAGTTCACAGACAATTACTCCAGACTTTCAGGAGCTGCTGTTTACATACGGGATGGTAATATGACTGTCAATAGTAGTTCCTTTTCCGATAATAAGGCAGAAGTAGGCGGAGGTGGAATTAATAATAGTTCAGGAAACTTAACTATTCATGATAGTACATTTGTTCGAAATAAATCGGATTTCGTTGGTGGTGCGATCGCTAGCGGAGGGACTCTGTCTATTTACGATTCTGCATTTACCCAAAACACTGCTAGCAGCGATGGTGGAGCGGTCACTCACGGTGGTGGAACTCTATCAATTTTCGATTCTACATTTGCAAAGAATGCTTCCAGAGACGGTGGGGCGATCCATAGTGGAGGGACTCTGTATATTTCCGACTCTACATTTGCCCATAATTCTGCTAGCAGCGATGGTGGGGCGATAAATAACAAAGGCACTCTGTTCATTTCCAGCTCTACATTTACACAAAACTCTGCTAGCAATGATGGTGGAGCAATCAATAGCGATCGGTCTAATACTGTATCGATCAATAACAGCACTATTTCTGGCAATATAAGTTCGAGAGAAGGAGCAGGGATATGGGCAGACATTAGTTCTCCATTCTCAGTAATAAATAGTACAATAGTTGGAAATGAGTCAGAAAAAGGATGGGGGGGGATCCATGCGTTAGTTCTCAACCCCATGTTAATGATCGAGAACAGTATTATCTCAGGCAATACGACCATATCAGGGAATCAAATCGAAAATGGTTTTACAGGCAATTCAAACATCATCCAGAACAGCATAGAAGGCTTAATCGACCCCGTCTTAAAAGATAATGGCGGCCCCACAAAAACGCATGCCCTGTTAGCTGGCAGTGCCGCCATCAATGCTGGTAACAATTTAGCATCTACAAATGCGGGGCTTACAACAGACCAACGTGGAAGCGGTTATCCAAGAGTCGTTGATGGCATCGTTGACATTGGAGCATTTGAATACTTAGAAGATGGCTCATTGCACTTTATTGTTGATATCAATTCTGATCTCGACGATGGTGACTATTCAGTCGGACAATTGTCACTGCGTGAAGCAATCAAACTGGCAAATACATCTTCAATGCCTGGAATAATTACCTTTGCTACTTCGCTTATTGACCAGACAATTCTTCTTGATAGTGAGCTAGTAATTTCCGATGACCTGACCATTATCGGTCTCGGCGCAGACCAACTCACAATTAGTGGAAACAATAATAGCCGCATCTTCAAAGTGGATGATGGAAACACGGACACAACTATTCATGTCGAAATCAGCGGCCTTGCGCTGAAGAATGGTTATGATCAAAATGGTGGAGCGATTTTTAGCAAAGAAAGTCTTTCTATTATCGATAATATGATCACGGATAATACAGCCATGAACTTAAGTGGCGGTGGTATTTATAGTCTCAATACACTTACCATCGACAACACGACTTTCCTTCGAAATTTTGCACAATCTTTTGGCGGAGCGATTTTTAATAACAGTACAACACTAACAGTTACAAATAGTCTATTTTCTGAGAATGAAGCAAAAAACTCTGATGGAGGTGGTATTTTTGATCTCAAAAGTACCTTGTCAATTTTCAATAGTACGTTTTCACAAAACAAAGCGATTGGCGGTGCCGGAATTAGTCACCGTGCTGGAGTGTTAAACATTGAAGGTTCGAAGTTTACAAAAAACGAAGCTGATTTCGGTGGGGGAATTCAGCATAGAACAGGACCACTAACTATCACAGATAGTTTTTTTCTCGAGAATAAAGTTTCATCGTCAGGTGGTGGCATACATACCTTTGACAGCAAATTCACTGTAAATAATACTAAGTTCTCAGAAAACACAGCTTCAAGAGGGGCAGGAGTCTATAATTCTCTTTATCCTTCTCTTCCTCCAGATGAATCCACAACCGACTTAAGCATGACTATCTCTGACAGCACTTTTTCAAATAATAGAGCATCTCACGGTGGAGGAATCTACTATAGAACATCTAATTTTGGAGACAGTGGCACAGCGTCTGTGATGAATAGCACTTTTTCAGAAAATAGAGTCACCGGAGAAGGAGGAGGGATTTATTTTGAATACGGACAGGCGTTGGTAATTAACAGCATATTCGAAGCTAATTCAGCAGGCAGAACTGGTGGAGGAATTTCAAACTTCCGAACTACGCTTACGGTCAAAAACAGTTCGCTCACTCATAATTTTGCAACAATTTCTGGTGGTGGAATTAGCAACGGTAGATCTGGAAGCACAGAGGGTGGAGTTCTTTTAATCATCAATAGCACACTTTCCGAAAATAGTGCAATCGATGAAAGCGATGACATATTCAGTTATGGATTTGGCGGTGGCATATACAACAATTATGGATCTGTCAGCATTAGAAATAGTACACTTTCTGGTAACATCGCAACAAAAAATGGTGGTGCGATCTTCTCGCAATATGGATCACCTTTAAATATCATAAGTAGCACTTTAACAGGAAACACAGCTAAGTTTGCAGCAGGAATTCATAGCCTGTCTTCTCCTGGTGATAATATCAGTAATAGCATCGTTGCTGGAAATTTGACAAATAATGCTAGCTCGAATAACTTTGGCAGTTTCATCAATACAAACAGTATTATCCAGGACAGCATCGAGGGTTTACTCGATCCCATATTAAAAGATAACGGCGGAGTAACAAAAACACACGCTTTGTTGCCTGGTAGCGCTGCAATTAATGCTGGTACTAATGATTCTGCTACTGATGCTGGTTTAACCAATGATCAACGGGGAACAGGTTTTAATCGTATTATTGGTGACACAATCGATATCGGTGCATATGAAGTTCAATCACCTTTCACCCAGGTCGATTTGCGAATCGTCAATTCAAAAACATCCACACAGGGTAATGGAGAGTCGAGTTCGCTTCCTGACAACCTGGCCTGGATAGATGAATGGAGTGGGTACTGGTTAGAAATCTGGATTAGTACGCCTTCTACAACCGATTTAGGAATTCTATCAACTGCACTCAATTTGAGTTACAACACCGCGATTACCACAGCCACGAGCATTGAATATGGTTCTTCATTCACATTGAATCAAACAGGAACAATCAATGACGTGACTGGAACGATTGAAAACCTGTCAGCGGCGACCAGCCTGACTGATGTGGGTGATGATCAACATGTGCTCTTTGCCCGCATCAGGTTTGAATCCACCTCTGACGATGCAGTCGACCTGGACCTAGAAGGTCAGAGCCTGAATCCGCAAAGTCCAGATTTTTTGATCAGCCAGCCAGAGATCATTTTTGTAGGAGGTCCTCCCAGCGAAGAGGTTCATGGCTCCTTACCCAATACAAAAATCTACGCAAACCCCTATGATTTAAACGATGACGACCCAATCAATTTCCGAGATCTAATGTTATTCGCCAGTGTCTATAATACGATACCCAGCGAATCGAATTCAGATTATTCCTGGTTTGCTGACTTGAATCAAAGTGATCGAGTCAACTTTAAAGATTTGATCTTGTTTGCCAGTAACTATGGCAAGCGGAAATCCAATCAATCTACGATCGTGTATCCTCAGAATTTTCCTGATGTCTGGAACAATCTACTGATTGCCGATACGTCTCAGGCTGAACCACAGACCTCACCAGTTTCTCTTTCACAGTCTGCTGCCGACTCAGTATTGGACGGTGTTGTTGAATATGTGAGTCCTCAGCTTACCACCAGCCAAAACGAGACACTCGAAGACATCGACATTCAGGTCATTGACTTGGAAGGCGATACTTTGGGCCGTGCCGTTTCCGGTACAATTTATATCGACGTCAACGCCGCTGGATACGGCTGGTTTGTTGATGCTACTCCAACTGACCATGGTGAGTTCGTTCAATCAAGCCAGTTATCACTCATCGCCCTGCCCGACAGTGATGCCGCTGGACGAGTGGATCTTTGGTCCGTCATCATGCACGAACTCGGTCATCTGTTGGGATACGAACATGAAGACGAAGGAGTGATGCAAGAGACCCTGGCTCCCGGTATTCGTAATCTACCATCCCGGGAATTGTATATCGACCTCGATGAGCATTCCACGCCTGATGAAGCTGATTCGTTCTTTTTGACTATAAAGGATGAAACAACGTTAGTCCCGTTTTAG